Proteins from one Ramlibacter sp. PS4R-6 genomic window:
- the glmM gene encoding phosphoglucosamine mutase, translating into MSRKYFGTDGIRGTVGQAPITPDFVLRLAHAVGRVLKRREQRPTVLIGKDTRISGYMLESALESGFNSAGVDVVLLGPLPTPGVAYLTRAQRASLGVVISASHNAYPDNGIKFFSAQGTKLPDEWEAAVEAALEEPPQWADSATLGKAKRLDDAAGRYIEFCKSTFASDLSLRGLAIVVDAANGAAYHIAPKVFHELGAEVSCIGCAPDGLNINDRVGATHPDALVAAVKAQGASFGIALDGDADRLQVVDGSGRLYNGDELLYVMTMDRLANGEKVPGVVGTLMTNMAIEVALKARGVDVVRAKVGDRYVLEELEQRGWLLGGEGSGHLLALDKHTTGDGLISALQVLMAIARSGKQLSELLEGVALFPQTLINVKLEPGQDWKKNQVLAGEIRKAEGELASAGRVLIRPSGTEPLLRVMVEARDAHVAKKVAERLAGAVKAG; encoded by the coding sequence ATGAGCAGGAAATATTTCGGGACCGACGGCATCCGCGGCACCGTCGGGCAGGCGCCGATCACGCCGGACTTCGTGCTGCGCCTGGCGCATGCGGTAGGCCGCGTGCTCAAGCGGCGCGAGCAGCGCCCAACGGTGCTGATCGGCAAGGACACGCGCATCTCCGGCTACATGCTGGAAAGCGCGCTGGAGTCGGGCTTCAACTCGGCCGGGGTGGACGTCGTGCTGCTCGGCCCGCTGCCCACGCCGGGCGTCGCCTACCTCACGCGCGCGCAGCGCGCGAGCCTGGGCGTCGTCATCAGCGCCAGCCACAACGCCTACCCCGACAACGGCATCAAGTTCTTCAGCGCCCAGGGCACGAAGCTGCCCGACGAATGGGAAGCGGCGGTCGAGGCCGCGCTGGAAGAGCCGCCGCAATGGGCCGACTCCGCGACCCTGGGCAAGGCCAAGCGCCTGGACGACGCGGCGGGGCGCTACATCGAGTTCTGCAAGAGCACGTTCGCCAGCGACCTCTCGCTGCGCGGCCTGGCCATCGTGGTCGATGCCGCGAACGGCGCGGCGTACCACATCGCCCCCAAGGTCTTCCACGAGCTGGGCGCCGAGGTCTCGTGCATCGGCTGCGCGCCCGACGGCCTGAACATCAACGACCGCGTCGGCGCGACGCACCCGGATGCACTCGTGGCGGCGGTGAAGGCGCAAGGCGCAAGCTTTGGCATCGCCCTCGATGGCGACGCCGACCGCCTGCAGGTCGTGGACGGCTCGGGGCGCCTGTACAACGGCGACGAGCTGCTCTACGTGATGACCATGGACCGCCTCGCGAATGGCGAGAAGGTGCCCGGCGTCGTCGGCACGCTGATGACCAACATGGCGATCGAGGTGGCACTGAAGGCGCGCGGCGTCGACGTCGTGCGCGCGAAGGTCGGCGACCGCTACGTGCTCGAGGAGCTGGAGCAGCGCGGCTGGCTCCTGGGCGGCGAAGGATCGGGCCACCTGCTGGCGCTGGACAAGCACACCACCGGCGACGGCCTCATCAGCGCGCTGCAGGTGCTCATGGCGATCGCGCGCAGCGGCAAGCAGCTCTCGGAGCTGCTGGAGGGCGTGGCGCTCTTTCCGCAGACGCTGATCAACGTGAAGCTGGAGCCCGGCCAGGACTGGAAAAAGAACCAGGTGCTGGCCGGCGAAATCCGCAAGGCCGAGGGCGAACTCGCTTCCGCGGGCCGCGTGCTCATCCGCCCGAGCGGCACCGAGCCGCTGCTGCGCGTGATGGTCGAGGCGCGCGATGCCCACGTCGCGAAGAAGGTCGCAGAGCGGCTGGCGGGCGCTGTCAAGGCCGGCTGA
- a CDS encoding PPK2 family polyphosphate kinase produces MSRTSKDPWLPYRFAGEDAKVSLAAIDPAAKPFSGGSKKQDKERVDALALELDELQNLFYADRRYRLLVVLQGTDTSGKDGTLRAVFGRMSPLGVRTVAWRAPSESERAHDFLWRIHWQVPSAGEFVVFNRSHYEDVLVPVVHGDIDKAEAKRRFAQINDFERLLAEHRTVILKFMLHISKDEQRQRLQERIDDPAKRWKFQRADLDDRKHWDDFQRAYERAIRATATPWAPWIVVPADSKTHRNLMIATALRAALKSLDLRYPDDDPAVASIKVQ; encoded by the coding sequence ATGTCGCGCACTTCGAAAGACCCGTGGCTGCCCTACCGCTTCGCGGGCGAGGATGCCAAGGTGTCGCTGGCGGCGATCGACCCCGCGGCCAAGCCCTTCTCCGGCGGCAGCAAGAAGCAGGACAAGGAACGGGTCGACGCGCTGGCGCTGGAACTGGACGAGCTGCAGAACCTGTTCTACGCCGACCGGCGTTACCGCCTGCTCGTGGTGCTGCAGGGAACGGACACGAGCGGCAAGGACGGCACCTTGCGGGCCGTCTTCGGCCGCATGAGCCCGCTGGGCGTCCGTACCGTCGCATGGCGGGCCCCCAGCGAGTCCGAACGTGCCCACGACTTCCTGTGGCGGATCCACTGGCAGGTACCGTCGGCGGGGGAATTCGTGGTCTTCAACCGCAGCCACTACGAGGACGTGCTCGTGCCCGTCGTGCACGGCGACATCGACAAGGCCGAGGCGAAACGCCGCTTCGCGCAGATCAACGACTTCGAGCGCCTGCTCGCCGAGCACCGCACGGTGATCCTGAAGTTCATGCTGCACATCTCGAAGGACGAGCAGCGCCAGCGGCTGCAGGAACGGATCGACGACCCGGCCAAGCGCTGGAAATTCCAGCGAGCCGACCTGGACGACCGCAAGCACTGGGACGATTTCCAGCGCGCGTACGAGCGCGCGATCCGCGCCACCGCGACGCCGTGGGCGCCGTGGATCGTCGTCCCCGCGGACTCGAAGACACACCGCAACCTGATGATCGCGACCGCGCTGCGCGCCGCGCTGAAGTCGCTGGACCTGCGCTATCCCGACGACGACCCCGCGGTCGCGTCGATCAAGGTGCAGTGA
- the ppk1 gene encoding polyphosphate kinase 1 has translation MPAVMTPAAPAEGMQLLDRDHSILAFNERVLDWAHRADVPLLERLRYLCIVSSNLDEFFEVRAAPHLAASKVGDIKGEYTVHSFDALARAAHALVERQYALYNDELMPAFAKQGIEIVSHGDRTPAQRTWVHEYFEEEVRPLLIPVGLDPAHPFPQVANKSLNFIVRLGGKDAFGRENEIAIVKVPRVLPRLIRMPDKVSDGKTLFVSLSSVIRAHLESLFPGREVGQFSQFRVTRHSDMAVDEDDVKDLRTALRLGLQQRHYGQAVRLEVSAGASEFLSNFLLQQFVLPEPALYRVHGPVNLVRLAQLIDLVEKPKLLFPPYKPSYPTQLLPGRSIFDQLKKRDVLVHHPFESFEGVLAFMREAVQDPKVLAIRQTIYRTGADSELMELLEEAVHRGKEVTAVVELKARFDEEANINWAERLEAIGAQVVYGVVGLKTHAKMLLVTRREGRSLVRYAHLSTGNYNPRTARAYTDIGFFTGDAQLTADVDAVFVHLASHSRLPRLNQVWLAPFHLHRKLIDRIDALAEGSAAGKRARIVLKLNALTDVPLIQALVRAGRKGVQIDLIVRGACMLPARVPGETDNIRVRSIIGRFLEHSRIFYFRLDDDEQLFLSSADWMNRNMLRRVELAWPIQDPKLRQRLIDECLVAYLHDDRDAWDLMPDGRYKRVKGAGEPKGHGAQAALMARYAAQPGESEGGL, from the coding sequence ATGCCCGCCGTCATGACGCCCGCGGCACCCGCCGAGGGTATGCAGCTTCTCGACCGTGACCACAGCATCCTCGCTTTCAACGAGCGGGTGCTCGACTGGGCGCATCGCGCCGACGTGCCCCTGCTCGAGCGGCTGCGCTACCTGTGCATCGTGTCGTCGAACCTGGACGAGTTCTTCGAGGTGCGCGCCGCGCCGCACCTGGCCGCCTCGAAGGTCGGCGACATCAAGGGCGAATACACCGTCCACAGCTTCGACGCGCTCGCGCGTGCGGCGCACGCACTGGTGGAGCGCCAGTACGCGCTCTACAACGACGAGCTCATGCCGGCGTTCGCCAAGCAGGGCATCGAGATCGTCTCGCACGGCGATCGCACGCCCGCGCAGCGCACGTGGGTGCACGAGTATTTCGAGGAGGAGGTCCGGCCGCTGCTGATCCCGGTGGGCCTGGACCCGGCGCATCCCTTCCCGCAGGTCGCCAACAAGTCGCTCAACTTCATCGTGCGCCTGGGCGGCAAGGACGCCTTCGGCCGCGAAAACGAGATCGCCATCGTCAAGGTGCCGCGCGTGCTGCCGCGGCTGATCCGCATGCCCGACAAGGTGTCGGACGGCAAGACGCTCTTCGTGTCGCTGTCGAGCGTCATCCGCGCGCACCTCGAAAGCCTCTTCCCGGGGCGCGAGGTCGGGCAGTTCTCGCAGTTCCGCGTCACGCGCCATTCGGACATGGCGGTGGACGAGGACGACGTGAAGGACCTGCGCACCGCGCTGCGGCTGGGCCTGCAGCAGCGGCACTACGGGCAGGCGGTGCGGCTGGAGGTGTCGGCTGGGGCATCCGAATTCCTGTCCAACTTCCTGCTGCAGCAGTTCGTGTTGCCGGAGCCCGCGCTGTACCGCGTGCACGGGCCGGTGAACCTGGTGCGCCTCGCGCAGCTGATCGACCTGGTCGAGAAGCCCAAGCTCCTGTTCCCGCCGTACAAGCCCTCCTACCCGACGCAGCTGTTGCCGGGCCGCTCGATCTTCGACCAGCTGAAGAAGCGCGACGTGCTGGTCCACCACCCCTTCGAAAGCTTCGAGGGCGTGCTGGCCTTCATGCGCGAGGCGGTGCAGGACCCGAAGGTGCTCGCGATCAGGCAGACCATCTACCGCACCGGCGCCGATTCCGAGCTCATGGAACTGCTGGAGGAGGCGGTGCACCGCGGCAAGGAGGTGACCGCGGTGGTGGAGCTGAAGGCGCGCTTCGACGAGGAGGCCAACATCAACTGGGCCGAACGCCTCGAGGCGATCGGCGCGCAGGTGGTCTACGGCGTGGTCGGGCTGAAGACGCACGCCAAGATGCTGCTGGTGACGCGACGCGAGGGCCGCAGCCTGGTGCGTTACGCGCACCTGTCCACGGGCAACTACAACCCGCGCACGGCGCGCGCCTACACCGACATCGGGTTCTTCACGGGCGATGCGCAACTCACCGCGGACGTCGACGCCGTCTTCGTGCACCTGGCCAGCCACAGCCGCCTGCCGCGCCTGAACCAGGTGTGGCTGGCGCCTTTCCACCTGCACCGCAAGTTGATCGACCGCATCGACGCGCTGGCCGAGGGCTCGGCCGCCGGCAAGCGGGCGCGCATCGTGCTCAAGCTCAACGCGCTCACCGACGTGCCGCTCATCCAGGCGCTGGTGCGCGCGGGCCGCAAAGGCGTGCAGATAGACCTCATCGTGCGCGGCGCGTGCATGCTGCCGGCGCGCGTGCCCGGCGAAACCGACAACATCCGCGTTCGCTCCATCATCGGCCGCTTCCTCGAGCACTCGCGCATCTTCTACTTCCGGCTCGACGACGACGAGCAGCTGTTCCTGTCCAGCGCCGACTGGATGAATCGCAACATGCTGCGCCGGGTCGAGCTGGCCTGGCCCATCCAGGACCCCAAGCTGCGCCAGCGCCTCATCGATGAATGCCTGGTGGCCTACCTGCACGACGACCGCGACGCGTGGGACCTGATGCCCGACGGCCGCTACAAGCGCGTGAAGGGCGCGGGCGAGCCCAAGGGCCATGGCGCGCAGGCCGCGCTGATGGCCCGCTACGCGGCGCAGCCGGGCGAATCGGAAGGAGGGCTGTGA
- a CDS encoding SixA phosphatase family protein produces the protein MDLILWRHAEAEDEAPGGDDLQRALTPRGEKQAARVAAWLDRQLTDGVKILCSPALRCEQTVAPLGRKYKVHSELAPGTSPKAILEAAGWPDAKQPVLVVGHQPVLGEVAALLLEARGGFAIRKGAVWWFRSRDRGGEDQNVLVAAISPDTV, from the coding sequence ATGGACCTGATCCTGTGGCGCCACGCCGAGGCCGAGGACGAGGCGCCGGGCGGCGACGACCTGCAGCGCGCGCTGACGCCGCGCGGCGAGAAGCAGGCAGCGCGCGTGGCAGCCTGGCTGGACCGCCAGCTCACCGACGGCGTCAAGATCCTGTGCAGCCCCGCGCTGCGCTGCGAGCAGACCGTGGCGCCCCTGGGGCGCAAGTACAAGGTGCATTCCGAGCTCGCGCCGGGCACGTCGCCCAAGGCGATCCTCGAAGCAGCGGGATGGCCCGACGCGAAGCAGCCGGTGCTGGTCGTGGGTCACCAGCCGGTGCTGGGCGAAGTCGCCGCGCTGCTTCTCGAAGCCAGGGGCGGCTTTGCCATCCGCAAGGGCGCGGTGTGGTGGTTCCGCTCGCGCGACCGTGGCGGCGAGGACCAGAACGTGCTGGTCGCCGCGATCTCGCCCGATACCGTCTAG
- the ppx gene encoding exopolyphosphatase has translation MQNGTLLAAVDLGSNSFRLEIGRLEHGQVRRTEYIKETVRQGNGLDSSRNLTREAMQRGWDCLARFGERLAGFRKSQVRAVATQTLREARNREEFLAQAHRVLGFPIDVIPGREEARLIYQGVAHLLPQSDERRVVVDIGGRSTEIILGHGYEAGTMESYRVGSVAWSMRYFPQGHLTEEAFDAAEVAAQAILEEAALSYAPSRWDVAYGSAGTIGAVADIVAAAGGTAGTVTREDLDWLRDALVAGAHVDKLRLAGLKDDRRPVIGGGVAVLRAVFDLLEIESMQAAQGALRHGVLYDMLDREKVDTDVRSATVSRLCAKFEADAAQATRVARTACALLRQLRTGDDAEELARHERKLGWAARLHEIGNAVSHSDYHKHGAYILDNTDAPGFAVPELHHLGLLVLGHRGKLRKLVDVDFTDALFVHQLLCLRLAVILCHARRDPDAGGLQLAASGKKIALKLPAGWARNYPQSAYLLREEVTAWQKTPWAFSAE, from the coding sequence ATGCAAAACGGAACCCTGCTCGCCGCCGTCGACCTCGGCTCCAACAGCTTTCGCCTGGAGATCGGCCGGCTCGAACATGGCCAGGTGCGGCGCACCGAGTACATCAAGGAGACGGTGCGCCAGGGCAACGGCCTCGACTCCTCGCGCAACCTCACCCGGGAAGCGATGCAGCGCGGCTGGGACTGCCTGGCGCGTTTCGGCGAGCGGCTGGCGGGTTTCCGCAAGTCGCAGGTGCGCGCAGTGGCCACGCAGACGCTGCGCGAAGCGCGCAACCGCGAGGAGTTCCTGGCGCAGGCGCACCGCGTGCTGGGCTTCCCCATCGACGTCATCCCCGGCCGCGAGGAAGCGCGCCTGATCTACCAGGGCGTCGCCCACCTCCTGCCGCAATCGGACGAGCGCCGCGTCGTCGTCGACATCGGCGGGCGCTCCACCGAAATCATCCTGGGCCACGGCTACGAAGCCGGCACCATGGAGAGCTACCGCGTCGGCAGCGTCGCGTGGTCCATGCGCTACTTTCCGCAAGGGCACTTGACCGAGGAAGCTTTCGATGCGGCCGAGGTTGCCGCACAGGCCATCCTCGAGGAAGCCGCACTCTCGTATGCGCCGTCACGCTGGGACGTCGCGTACGGCTCGGCGGGCACGATAGGCGCAGTGGCCGACATCGTCGCGGCCGCCGGCGGCACGGCCGGCACCGTCACGCGCGAGGACCTCGACTGGCTGCGCGATGCGCTGGTGGCCGGCGCCCATGTCGACAAGCTGCGGCTGGCCGGCCTCAAGGACGACCGGCGCCCGGTGATCGGCGGCGGCGTCGCGGTGCTGCGCGCCGTGTTCGACCTTCTGGAGATCGAGAGCATGCAGGCGGCGCAAGGCGCGCTGCGCCACGGCGTGCTGTATGACATGCTGGACCGCGAGAAGGTGGACACCGACGTGCGCTCGGCCACCGTAAGCCGCCTGTGCGCCAAGTTCGAGGCCGACGCCGCGCAGGCCACGCGCGTGGCGCGCACGGCGTGCGCCCTGCTGCGCCAGCTGCGCACCGGCGACGACGCGGAGGAACTGGCGCGGCACGAACGCAAGCTCGGCTGGGCCGCGCGCCTGCACGAGATCGGCAACGCCGTCTCGCACAGCGACTACCACAAGCACGGCGCGTACATCCTCGACAACACCGACGCACCGGGCTTCGCCGTGCCGGAGCTGCACCACCTCGGCCTGCTGGTGCTGGGGCACCGCGGCAAGCTGCGCAAGCTGGTCGACGTCGATTTCACCGATGCGCTGTTCGTGCACCAGCTGCTCTGCCTGCGGCTGGCGGTGATCCTGTGCCACGCGCGCCGCGACCCGGATGCGGGCGGGCTACAGCTGGCGGCCAGCGGCAAGAAGATCGCGCTGAAGCTGCCCGCCGGCTGGGCTCGCAACTACCCGCAGTCGGCCTACCTGCTGCGCGAGGAAGTGACGGCGTGGCAGAAGACGCCGTGGGCTTTCAGCGCGGAATGA
- the pstS gene encoding phosphate ABC transporter substrate-binding protein PstS, which produces MSRIHPFVLVGAAALVFGGLARAQEVTGAGASFPAPLYAKWASDYHKATGVKVNYQSVGSGAGIKQVDAKTVDFGASDMPLKDEELAAKGQVQFPMVIGGVVPVVNVHGIAPGQLRLNGQVLGDIYLGKITKWNDAAIKALNPSLNLPDAAIAPVRRADGSGTTFIFTNYLSKVNTEWKAKVGEGTAVNWPTGAGGKGNEGVAAFVGRLPNAIGYVEYAYVKQNKMTYALMQNAAGQFVGPDDSAFKAAAAGAEWSKSFYQILTNQPGAQSWPITGATFILMHKVQDKPAQAAQVLKFFEWAYKGGDRTADDLDYVPMPASVKAQVEKLWTTEIKDASGKGIHAAAK; this is translated from the coding sequence ATGTCCCGCATCCATCCCTTCGTCCTCGTCGGCGCCGCCGCACTCGTCTTCGGGGGCCTGGCCCGCGCGCAGGAAGTCACCGGCGCCGGCGCCAGCTTCCCGGCCCCGCTCTACGCCAAGTGGGCCTCCGACTATCACAAGGCGACAGGCGTGAAGGTGAACTACCAATCGGTGGGGTCGGGCGCCGGGATCAAGCAGGTCGATGCGAAAACGGTGGACTTCGGTGCGTCGGACATGCCGCTGAAGGACGAGGAGCTGGCCGCCAAAGGCCAGGTGCAGTTCCCGATGGTCATCGGCGGTGTCGTACCGGTAGTGAACGTCCACGGCATCGCCCCCGGCCAGCTGCGCCTGAACGGCCAGGTGCTGGGCGACATCTACCTGGGCAAGATCACGAAGTGGAACGACGCCGCGATCAAGGCGTTGAACCCGTCGCTGAACCTGCCCGACGCCGCCATCGCGCCGGTGCGCCGTGCCGACGGTTCGGGCACCACGTTCATCTTCACCAACTACCTGTCCAAGGTGAACACCGAGTGGAAGGCCAAGGTCGGCGAAGGTACGGCCGTCAACTGGCCCACGGGCGCGGGCGGCAAGGGCAACGAGGGCGTGGCCGCTTTCGTGGGCCGCCTGCCCAACGCCATCGGCTACGTGGAGTACGCGTACGTCAAGCAGAACAAGATGACCTACGCCCTGATGCAGAACGCGGCCGGCCAGTTCGTCGGCCCGGACGACTCGGCCTTCAAGGCCGCCGCCGCCGGCGCGGAGTGGAGCAAGAGCTTCTACCAGATCCTCACCAACCAGCCGGGCGCGCAGTCTTGGCCCATCACCGGCGCCACCTTCATCCTGATGCACAAGGTGCAGGACAAGCCCGCGCAGGCCGCGCAGGTCCTGAAGTTCTTCGAGTGGGCCTACAAGGGCGGCGACAGGACCGCCGACGACCTCGACTACGTGCCCATGCCCGCGAGCGTGAAGGCGCAGGTCGAGAAGCTCTGGACGACCGAGATCAAGGACGCTTCGGGCAAGGGCATCCACGCGGCCGCGAAATGA
- the pstC gene encoding phosphate ABC transporter permease subunit PstC, translating into MTGTVPAGVAGTAPPAPAAPRRTVSMPLADPLFAWAARAAAVLTLALLAGILMSLLAGAWPAIERYGLGFLTSTTWDPVGNEYGGLVMIYGTLASSLIALVIAVPVSFGIAVFLTELSPSWLKRPLGTAIELLAAVPSIVYGMWGLLVFGPILATYVQQPLQSLLAGVPYLGALVSGPPVGIGLLSAGIILAIMIIPFIAAVMRDVFEVTPALLKESAYGLGSTTWEVVSRVVLPYTKAGVIGGIMLGLGRALGETMAVTFVIGNFNQLDSLSLFQPANSITSALANEFAEAASGLHQAALIYLGLVLFLITFVVLALSKLLLARMRRAEGLRS; encoded by the coding sequence ATGACGGGTACCGTCCCGGCCGGCGTGGCGGGCACCGCGCCGCCCGCACCCGCGGCGCCGCGCCGCACCGTCTCGATGCCGCTGGCGGACCCGCTGTTCGCCTGGGCTGCGCGGGCCGCCGCGGTCCTCACGCTGGCCCTGCTGGCCGGCATCCTGATGTCCCTGCTGGCCGGCGCCTGGCCGGCCATCGAGCGCTACGGCCTCGGTTTCCTCACCAGCACCACCTGGGACCCCGTCGGCAACGAATACGGCGGGCTGGTGATGATCTACGGCACGCTGGCCTCGTCGCTGATCGCGCTGGTGATCGCCGTGCCAGTGAGCTTCGGCATCGCGGTGTTCCTGACCGAGCTGTCGCCCTCGTGGCTGAAGCGCCCGCTGGGGACGGCGATCGAATTGCTGGCCGCCGTGCCGTCCATCGTGTACGGCATGTGGGGCCTGCTGGTGTTCGGGCCCATCCTCGCCACCTACGTGCAGCAGCCGCTGCAGTCGCTGCTGGCCGGCGTGCCCTATCTCGGCGCGCTGGTGTCGGGCCCGCCGGTGGGCATCGGCCTGCTGTCGGCGGGGATCATCCTCGCCATCATGATCATCCCCTTCATCGCGGCCGTGATGCGCGACGTGTTCGAAGTCACGCCGGCCCTGCTGAAGGAATCGGCCTACGGCCTCGGCTCGACGACCTGGGAAGTGGTCTCGCGCGTCGTGCTGCCCTACACGAAGGCGGGCGTCATCGGCGGCATCATGCTGGGCCTGGGCCGCGCGCTCGGCGAGACGATGGCCGTGACGTTCGTCATCGGCAACTTCAACCAGCTCGATTCGCTGTCGCTCTTCCAGCCCGCCAACAGCATCACCTCGGCGCTGGCCAATGAATTCGCCGAAGCGGCGAGCGGCCTGCACCAGGCGGCGCTGATCTACCTCGGGCTGGTCCTGTTCCTCATCACTTTCGTGGTGCTGGCGCTGTCCAAGCTGCTGCTGGCGCGCATGCGCCGGGCGGAAGGGCTGCGTTCATGA
- the pstA gene encoding phosphate ABC transporter permease PstA, with protein MNTGARLLAAADLAGERERKYAIRKRVNKVALALSLAAMAFGVFWLVWILWETLRLGLGGLTWTALTQMTPPPNEEGGIANALWGSALMVSLATFIGAPIGVMAGIYLAEYDAKGPLGSVTRFVNDILLSAPSIVIGLFVYAVLVSRFKHFSGWAGVAALALIVIPVVIRTTENMLQLVPAGLREAAYALGAPKWKVITSITLRAARAGVVTGILLAVARIAGETAPLLFTALNNQFFTSSLSEPMASLPVTIFKFAMSPYENWQRLAWAGVFVITLAVLGLNILARVVTRSKH; from the coding sequence ATGAACACGGGGGCGAGGCTTCTCGCCGCCGCCGACCTGGCGGGCGAGCGCGAGCGCAAGTACGCCATCCGCAAGCGCGTCAACAAGGTCGCGCTGGCCCTGTCATTGGCCGCCATGGCCTTCGGCGTGTTCTGGCTGGTGTGGATCCTGTGGGAGACGCTGCGCCTGGGCCTGGGCGGCCTCACCTGGACGGCGCTCACGCAGATGACGCCGCCGCCCAACGAGGAGGGCGGCATCGCCAACGCGCTGTGGGGCTCGGCCCTGATGGTGTCGCTCGCGACCTTCATCGGCGCGCCCATCGGCGTGATGGCCGGCATCTACCTGGCCGAATACGACGCCAAGGGGCCGCTCGGCTCGGTCACGCGCTTCGTCAACGACATCCTGCTGTCGGCCCCGTCCATCGTCATCGGCCTGTTCGTCTACGCGGTGCTGGTGTCGCGCTTCAAGCATTTCTCGGGCTGGGCGGGCGTCGCCGCGCTGGCGCTGATCGTCATCCCGGTCGTCATCCGCACGACGGAAAACATGCTGCAGCTGGTGCCCGCCGGCTTGCGCGAAGCGGCCTACGCTCTGGGCGCACCCAAGTGGAAGGTCATCACGAGCATCACGCTGCGCGCGGCGCGGGCGGGGGTCGTGACCGGCATCCTGCTGGCCGTGGCGCGCATCGCGGGCGAGACCGCGCCGCTGCTCTTCACCGCGCTGAACAACCAGTTCTTCACCTCCAGCCTGTCCGAGCCCATGGCCAGCCTGCCGGTGACCATCTTCAAGTTCGCCATGAGCCCGTACGAGAACTGGCAGAGGCTCGCCTGGGCGGGCGTCTTCGTCATCACGCTCGCCGTGCTCGGCCTCAACATCCTCGCGCGCGTGGTCACGCGCAGCAAACACTGA
- the pstB gene encoding phosphate ABC transporter ATP-binding protein PstB gives MEPTPAKISVRNLDFYYGRFHALKRINLEIPEKKVTAFIGPSGCGKSTLLRTFNRMYSLYPEQRAEGEVVLDGENLVTSKKDVALIRAKVGMVFQKPTPFPMSIYDNIAFGVRLFEDLSSSNMDDRVEWALRKAALWGEVKDKLQQSGSGLSGGQQQRLCIARGIAIKPEVLLLDEPCSALDPISTGKIEELIAELKNDYTVVIVTHNMQQAARCSDYTAYMYLGDLIEVGETEQIFFKPKRQETEDYITGRFG, from the coding sequence ATGGAACCCACACCGGCCAAGATCTCGGTCCGCAACCTGGACTTCTACTATGGGCGCTTCCACGCGCTCAAGCGCATCAACCTCGAAATCCCCGAGAAGAAGGTCACGGCCTTCATCGGGCCCTCGGGCTGCGGCAAGTCGACGCTGCTGCGCACCTTCAACCGCATGTACTCGCTGTACCCGGAGCAGCGTGCCGAAGGCGAGGTGGTGCTGGACGGCGAGAACCTCGTCACGTCGAAGAAGGACGTGGCGCTGATCCGCGCCAAGGTCGGCATGGTGTTCCAGAAGCCCACGCCGTTCCCGATGTCCATCTACGACAACATCGCCTTCGGCGTGCGCCTGTTCGAAGACCTCTCGTCTTCCAACATGGACGACCGCGTCGAATGGGCGCTGCGCAAGGCGGCCCTGTGGGGCGAGGTGAAGGACAAGCTGCAGCAGTCCGGCTCGGGCCTGTCGGGCGGCCAGCAGCAGCGGCTGTGCATCGCACGCGGCATCGCCATCAAGCCGGAGGTGCTGCTGCTCGACGAGCCGTGCTCGGCGCTGGACCCGATCTCCACCGGCAAGATCGAAGAGCTGATCGCCGAGCTGAAGAACGACTACACGGTGGTGATTGTCACGCACAACATGCAGCAGGCCGCGCGCTGCAGCGACTACACGGCCTACATGTACCTGGGCGACCTGATCGAGGTGGGCGAGACCGAGCAGATCTTCTTCAAGCCCAAGCGCCAGGAGACCGAGGACTACATCACCGGGAGGTTCGGGTAA
- the phoU gene encoding phosphate signaling complex protein PhoU, which yields MSDKHLSTQFDTELNAVSSRVMELGGLVESQIRQAIYALSQYSTEAAAQVMEIEQRVNAMEVEIDRELSSIIARRQPTARDLRLLIAISKTTANLERVGDEAAKIARMVKSIVEKNAGAARTLPASELKVEAELASGQLRKALDAFARLDVQAALAILKEDDLIDQEFDGFVRKLITYMMEDPRTISPSLDLLFLAKAIERIGDHAKNIAEFIIYVVKGADVRHTSLAQVESAVQ from the coding sequence ATGTCCGACAAGCACCTTTCAACGCAGTTCGACACCGAGCTCAACGCCGTCTCCTCGCGCGTGATGGAGCTGGGGGGCCTCGTCGAGTCGCAGATCCGCCAGGCGATCTACGCCCTGTCGCAGTACAGCACCGAAGCGGCGGCGCAGGTGATGGAGATCGAGCAGCGCGTGAACGCGATGGAAGTGGAGATCGACCGCGAGCTCTCGTCCATCATCGCCCGGCGCCAGCCGACTGCGCGCGACCTGCGCCTGCTCATCGCCATCTCCAAGACCACGGCCAACCTCGAGCGCGTGGGCGACGAGGCGGCGAAGATCGCCCGCATGGTCAAGTCGATCGTCGAGAAGAACGCCGGCGCGGCGCGCACGCTGCCGGCTTCCGAGCTGAAGGTCGAGGCCGAACTGGCCTCGGGCCAGCTGCGCAAGGCGCTGGACGCCTTCGCCCGCCTGGACGTGCAGGCGGCCCTGGCGATCCTGAAGGAAGACGACCTGATCGACCAGGAATTCGACGGCTTCGTGCGCAAGCTCATCACCTACATGATGGAAGACCCGCGCACGATCTCGCCCAGCCTGGACCTGCTGTTCCTGGCCAAGGCCATCGAGCGCATCGGCGACCACGCCAAGAACATCGCCGAATTCATCATCTACGTCGTCAAGGGCGCCGACGTGCGCCATACTTCGCTCGCACAGGTCGAATCCGCGGTTCAATGA